In Hyphomicrobiales bacterium, a single window of DNA contains:
- the acs gene encoding acetate--CoA ligase, with protein sequence MHNEVFPVPAEIAERAYVDNDKYLEMYKQSVEDPAAFWGEHGKRLDWIKPYTTVKNTSYDYDNVSIKWFEDGTLNVSANCIDRHLATRGDQVAIIWEGDSPEDDEKITYRQLHERVSRLASAMKDHGVKKGDRVTLYLPMIPEAAYAMLACTRIGAVHSIVFGGFSPDSLAGRIEDCGSNFVITADEGLRGSRKVPLKANTDRAIEIAEGDGAKVDKVFVVRRTGGDVNMKEGRDVWYDEAVAAASPDCPPEEMNAEDPLFILYTSGSTGKPKGVMHTTGGYLLYVAMTHQYVFDYHDGDVYWCTADVGWVTGHSYIVYGPLANGATTLMFEGVPTYPSPARFWEVVDKHNVNIFYTAPTAIRSLMGAGDEHVTKTSRKSLRILGSVGEPINPEAWMWYHEIVGDKRCPIVDTWWQTETGGILITPLPGATALKPGSATRPFFGIQPQIVDAEGVVLEGATEGNLVIADSWPGQMRTVYGDHERFVQTYFATYKGKYFTGDGCRRDEDGYYWITGRVDDVINVSGHRMGTAEVESALVAHPKVSEAAVVGYPHDVKGQGIYAYVTLMEGEEPSDELRKELVTWVRKEIGPIASPDLIQWAPGLPKTRSGKIMRRILRKIAEDSFDNLGDTSTLADPGVVDDLIDNRQNR encoded by the coding sequence ATGCATAACGAAGTTTTCCCGGTTCCGGCGGAAATCGCCGAACGGGCTTATGTCGACAACGACAAATACCTTGAAATGTACAAGCAGTCGGTCGAAGACCCGGCAGCTTTCTGGGGCGAGCACGGCAAGCGTCTCGACTGGATCAAGCCCTACACGACGGTCAAGAACACGTCGTACGATTACGACAACGTTTCCATCAAATGGTTCGAGGACGGCACGCTGAACGTCTCGGCGAACTGTATCGACCGCCACCTCGCCACCCGTGGCGACCAGGTCGCGATCATCTGGGAAGGCGACAGCCCGGAAGACGACGAAAAGATCACCTACCGCCAGCTGCATGAGCGCGTTTCGCGCCTTGCCAGCGCGATGAAGGACCACGGCGTCAAGAAGGGTGACCGCGTCACCCTGTACCTGCCGATGATCCCGGAAGCCGCTTACGCGATGCTCGCCTGCACCCGCATCGGCGCCGTGCACTCGATCGTCTTCGGCGGCTTCTCGCCGGATTCGCTCGCCGGCCGCATCGAGGACTGCGGTTCCAACTTCGTCATCACCGCCGACGAGGGCCTGCGCGGTTCGCGCAAGGTGCCGCTGAAGGCCAACACCGACCGCGCGATCGAGATCGCCGAGGGTGACGGCGCCAAGGTCGACAAGGTGTTCGTCGTGCGCCGTACCGGCGGTGACGTGAACATGAAGGAAGGCCGCGACGTCTGGTATGACGAGGCGGTTGCGGCCGCGTCGCCGGACTGCCCGCCGGAAGAGATGAACGCCGAAGACCCGCTGTTCATCCTCTACACCTCGGGCTCGACCGGCAAGCCGAAGGGCGTGATGCACACCACCGGCGGCTACCTGCTCTATGTCGCGATGACCCACCAGTATGTCTTCGACTACCATGACGGCGACGTCTACTGGTGCACCGCGGATGTGGGCTGGGTCACCGGCCACAGCTACATCGTCTATGGCCCGCTCGCCAACGGCGCCACCACGCTGATGTTCGAAGGCGTGCCGACCTATCCGTCCCCGGCCCGTTTCTGGGAAGTGGTCGACAAGCACAACGTCAACATCTTCTACACCGCGCCGACCGCCATCCGCTCGCTGATGGGCGCCGGCGACGAGCACGTCACCAAGACCAGCCGCAAGTCGCTGCGCATCCTCGGATCGGTCGGTGAGCCGATCAATCCGGAAGCCTGGATGTGGTACCACGAGATCGTTGGCGACAAGCGCTGCCCGATCGTCGACACCTGGTGGCAGACCGAAACCGGCGGCATCCTGATCACCCCGCTGCCGGGCGCCACGGCCCTGAAGCCGGGCTCCGCGACCCGTCCGTTCTTCGGCATCCAGCCGCAGATCGTCGACGCCGAGGGCGTCGTGCTCGAGGGCGCGACCGAGGGCAACCTCGTCATCGCCGACAGCTGGCCGGGCCAGATGCGCACCGTCTATGGCGACCACGAGCGCTTCGTGCAGACCTACTTCGCCACCTACAAGGGCAAGTACTTCACCGGTGACGGCTGCCGCCGCGACGAAGACGGCTACTACTGGATCACCGGCCGCGTCGACGACGTCATCAACGTCTCCGGCCACCGCATGGGCACCGCGGAAGTCGAATCCGCGCTGGTCGCCCATCCCAAGGTCTCCGAAGCCGCCGTCGTCGGTTACCCGCACGACGTCAAGGGCCAGGGCATCTACGCCTATGTCACGCTGATGGAAGGCGAGGAACCGAGCGACGAGCTGCGCAAGGAACTCGTCACCTGGGTCCGCAAGGAGATCGGTCCGATCGCCTCGCCGGATCTCATCCAGTGGGCGCCGGGCCTGCCGAAGACCCGCTCGGGCAAGATCATGCGCCGCATCCTGCGCAAGATCGCCGAGGACTCGTTCGACAACCTCGGCGACACCTCGACGCTGGCCGATCCGGGCGTCGTCGACGACCTGATCGACAACCGCCAGAACCGCTAA
- a CDS encoding DMSO reductase, producing the protein MHPAFSVIFLTVLMGIGQGIYLAMLTAEIYIYFDLLPELPDNVFYVIGSVLAALFLAGGLAASFAHLGRPERAWRAAAQWRTSWLSREVLLVPAVVGVVLIYGLLYFFDWNPVLIDRVDAPPVRLSLIIASLGTLLSFGLFVCTAMIYACVKFLQEWHSPLTVINYITLGGASGFVFTAAYASFVAPELTSFYGGWAIVITVVALITRGASLIRNARLRPKSSPQTAIGVHHRKIVQKTQGSMGGSFNTREFFHHRSAMFLKSLRWIFLASVFVLPIVLVGTGIATGLHEPFIVAFAIQFLGLLVERWYFFAEANHPQNIYYQSIA; encoded by the coding sequence ATGCATCCGGCTTTTTCCGTGATCTTCCTCACCGTCCTGATGGGCATCGGCCAGGGTATCTACCTCGCTATGCTGACGGCCGAGATCTACATCTATTTCGACCTGCTGCCCGAGCTGCCCGACAACGTTTTTTACGTCATCGGTTCGGTGTTGGCCGCGCTGTTCCTGGCCGGCGGCCTTGCCGCCTCGTTCGCCCATCTCGGCCGCCCCGAGCGGGCCTGGCGAGCGGCAGCGCAATGGCGCACCTCGTGGCTGTCGCGTGAAGTCCTTCTCGTGCCGGCCGTCGTCGGCGTCGTGCTGATCTACGGCCTGCTCTATTTCTTCGACTGGAACCCGGTGCTGATCGATCGCGTCGACGCCCCGCCGGTCCGCCTGTCGCTGATCATCGCCTCGCTCGGCACGCTGCTGTCGTTCGGCCTGTTCGTCTGCACCGCGATGATCTACGCCTGCGTCAAGTTCCTGCAGGAATGGCACTCGCCGCTCACCGTGATCAACTACATCACGCTCGGCGGCGCATCGGGCTTCGTCTTCACCGCGGCCTACGCGTCCTTCGTCGCGCCGGAGCTGACAAGTTTCTACGGCGGCTGGGCCATCGTGATCACCGTGGTGGCGCTGATCACCCGCGGCGCCTCGCTGATCCGTAACGCCCGCCTGAGGCCGAAATCCTCGCCGCAGACCGCAATCGGCGTGCATCACCGCAAGATCGTGCAGAAGACGCAGGGCTCCATGGGTGGCTCGTTCAACACCCGCGAGTTCTTCCATCACCGTTCGGCGATGTTCCTGAAGTCGCTGCGCTGGATCTTCCTCGCCAGCGTCTTCGTCCTGCCCATCGTACTTGTCGGCACCGGCATCGCCACGGGCCTGCACGAGCCGTTCATCGTCGCCTTCGCGATCCAGTTCCTCGGCCTTCTGGTCGAGCGCTGGTATTTCTTCGCCGAGGCGAACCACCCGCAGAACATCTACTACCAGTCGATCGCCTAG
- a CDS encoding DUF1674 domain-containing protein, giving the protein MVNETETGMDAGEATGTDVEARETPHRRSFEELPPAAQRALKEAEERRKASEAEPALPKELGGRKDGLEPTRYGDWEKKGILSDF; this is encoded by the coding sequence ATGGTGAACGAAACCGAGACAGGCATGGATGCAGGCGAAGCGACGGGGACCGATGTTGAGGCGCGGGAAACGCCGCACCGGCGGTCGTTCGAGGAGTTGCCGCCGGCGGCTCAGCGGGCGCTTAAGGAAGCCGAGGAACGGCGCAAGGCGAGCGAGGCCGAGCCGGCTTTGCCGAAGGAACTCGGTGGGCGCAAGGACGGTCTCGAGCCGACCCGCTACGGCGACTGGGAAAAAAAGGGAATCCTGTCGGATTTTTGA
- a CDS encoding zinc metalloprotease HtpX: protein MNTMRTAMLLAVMTALFMGVGAMIGGQAGMMIAFLIAAAMNIFGYWNADKMVLRMHNAHEIGEHNAPEFFAIVRELATRADLPMPRVYLIDENQPNAFATGRNPENAAVAATTGLLNRLSRDEIAGVMAHELAHVKNRDTLTMTITATLAGAISMLGNFALFFGGNRNNNPLGIIGVLLAMIVAPLAAMMVQMAISRTREYAADRMGAEIAGNPLSLASALQKIAGDASHIENTHAEANPATAHMFIINPLSGARMDNLFSTHPATENRVAALVDMANGGRGQTTQYPSEPARHQARHPSRHEPQQPDPHGSTGGAGPWGHSPSDPRADSGRRTPSAGSRDTSSPRRGPWG from the coding sequence ATGAACACCATGCGCACGGCAATGCTGCTTGCGGTCATGACCGCGCTCTTCATGGGCGTCGGCGCCATGATCGGTGGCCAGGCCGGTATGATGATCGCCTTCCTCATCGCCGCGGCGATGAACATCTTCGGCTACTGGAACGCCGACAAGATGGTGCTGCGCATGCACAATGCGCACGAAATCGGCGAGCACAATGCGCCGGAGTTCTTCGCCATCGTGCGCGAACTCGCCACCCGCGCCGATCTGCCGATGCCGCGCGTCTACCTCATCGACGAAAACCAGCCGAACGCCTTTGCCACCGGCCGCAACCCGGAAAACGCCGCCGTTGCCGCCACCACCGGCTTGCTCAACCGGCTGAGCCGCGACGAGATCGCCGGCGTCATGGCGCATGAGCTGGCGCATGTGAAGAACCGTGACACGCTGACCATGACGATCACCGCGACGCTGGCCGGCGCGATTTCCATGCTCGGCAATTTCGCCCTGTTCTTCGGCGGCAACCGCAACAACAACCCGCTCGGCATCATCGGCGTGCTGCTCGCCATGATCGTCGCCCCGCTCGCGGCCATGATGGTGCAGATGGCAATCAGCCGGACGCGCGAATACGCCGCCGACCGCATGGGCGCGGAAATCGCCGGCAACCCGCTGTCGCTGGCGAGCGCGCTCCAAAAGATCGCCGGCGATGCGAGCCACATCGAAAACACGCACGCCGAAGCGAACCCGGCCACCGCGCACATGTTCATCATCAACCCGTTGTCGGGCGCGCGCATGGACAATCTGTTCTCCACCCACCCGGCGACCGAAAACCGCGTCGCCGCGCTGGTCGACATGGCCAATGGCGGGCGCGGCCAAACAACCCAATACCCGTCGGAGCCCGCTCGGCATCAAGCCCGCCACCCGTCGCGCCACGAACCGCAACAACCCGATCCGCATGGCAGCACCGGCGGGGCAGGCCCGTGGGGCCACTCTCCGTCCGATCCGCGCGCCGACAGCGGCCGCCGCACACCATCGGCCGGTAGCCGCGATACCTCCAGCCCGCGCCGTGGACCGTGGGGATGA
- a CDS encoding nicotinamide N-methylase yields MTDILSPIPPRTVDRRAFILNNTALQPVPHAPEIRLHLADEATELWSRTEEELGELGLPPPFWAFAWAGGQALARFILDHPDTVAGKRVLDFASGSGLVAIAACMAGAASVTAIDIDAFSAIAIGVNAAANGVDITVDHADVLGTPTVGFDVILAGDVFYEKPMADRVLPWLSAAERLGTLCLVGDPGRAYLPKDRLDLCATYSVPTTRELEDSEVKMTNVWRLKAAAGSPDLTPPGKAAA; encoded by the coding sequence ATGACCGATATCCTTTCTCCCATTCCGCCGCGCACCGTCGACCGGCGCGCCTTCATCCTGAACAACACCGCGCTGCAGCCGGTCCCGCACGCCCCTGAGATCCGCCTTCACCTCGCCGACGAGGCGACCGAGCTGTGGTCGCGCACCGAAGAGGAACTCGGCGAACTCGGGCTACCGCCACCGTTCTGGGCCTTCGCCTGGGCCGGCGGGCAGGCGCTCGCCCGCTTCATTCTCGACCACCCCGACACCGTCGCGGGCAAGCGTGTGCTCGATTTCGCCTCCGGCTCCGGGCTCGTTGCCATCGCCGCCTGCATGGCCGGCGCGGCAAGCGTCACGGCAATCGATATCGACGCCTTCTCCGCCATCGCCATCGGCGTCAACGCCGCGGCCAACGGCGTCGACATCACCGTCGACCATGCCGACGTCCTCGGCACGCCGACGGTCGGTTTCGACGTCATCCTCGCCGGCGATGTGTTCTATGAAAAGCCGATGGCCGACCGTGTGCTCCCCTGGCTGTCCGCCGCCGAGCGGTTGGGCACTCTATGCCTCGTCGGCGACCCAGGCCGCGCCTACCTGCCGAAGGATCGTCTCGACCTCTGCGCCACCTATTCCGTGCCGACGACGCGCGAACTCGAAGACAGCGAAGTCAAGATGACCAATGTCTGGCGCCTGAAAGCCGCCGCCGGCAGTCCCGACCTCACGCCGCCGGGCAAAGCGGCAGCATGA
- a CDS encoding EVE domain-containing protein: MAYWLFKSEPNTWSWDDQVKQGDAGEEWDGVRNYQARNNMRAMKVGERGFFYHSVNEKQVVGIIEVVAEAHPDSKTDDPRWECVDIKAVAPFVTPVTLDDVKSHPQLETMVLATNSRLSVQPVSDEEWAIICAMGGVDPDKI, encoded by the coding sequence ATGGCCTACTGGCTGTTCAAATCGGAACCCAACACCTGGTCCTGGGACGATCAGGTGAAACAGGGCGACGCGGGCGAAGAGTGGGACGGCGTGCGCAACTACCAGGCGCGCAACAACATGCGCGCCATGAAGGTCGGCGAGCGCGGCTTCTTCTACCATTCGGTCAACGAGAAGCAGGTCGTCGGCATCATCGAGGTCGTCGCCGAGGCGCACCCGGATTCCAAGACCGACGATCCGCGCTGGGAGTGCGTCGACATCAAGGCCGTCGCGCCCTTCGTCACCCCGGTGACGCTCGACGACGTCAAATCGCACCCGCAGCTCGAAACCATGGTGCTGGCGACCAATTCGCGCCTCTCCGTGCAGCCGGTGAGCGACGAGGAATGGGCGATCATCTGCGCCATGGGCGGTGTCGACCCGGACAAGATCTGA
- a CDS encoding ferredoxin codes for MTQLALIIDLNVCVGCHACVTSCKEWNTGGLAGPLSDLRPYGKDPTGTFFNRVQTFEVGEYPNTETVHFPKSCLHCEEPPCVPVCPTGASYKRKEDGIVLVDYDKCIGCKYCSWACPYGARELDENQKVMKKCTLCVDRIYDQALPEKERKPACVLSCPTSARLFGDIHDPESQVSRAIREDGGYELMPEWGTKPANHYLPRRKTRIHLHEDELVRSDNPLKKEEPQPKPAFNEPTSDDVMTW; via the coding sequence ATGACACAGCTAGCCCTCATCATCGACCTCAATGTCTGCGTCGGCTGCCACGCCTGCGTGACCTCGTGCAAGGAGTGGAACACCGGCGGTCTCGCCGGCCCGCTGTCGGACCTGCGCCCCTACGGCAAGGACCCGACCGGCACGTTCTTCAACCGCGTGCAGACCTTCGAGGTCGGCGAATACCCGAACACCGAGACGGTCCACTTCCCGAAATCCTGCCTGCATTGCGAGGAGCCGCCCTGCGTGCCCGTGTGCCCGACCGGCGCCTCCTACAAGCGCAAGGAAGACGGCATCGTGCTGGTCGACTACGACAAGTGCATCGGCTGCAAATACTGCTCCTGGGCCTGTCCTTACGGCGCGCGCGAGCTCGACGAGAACCAGAAGGTGATGAAGAAGTGTACCCTCTGCGTCGACCGCATCTATGACCAGGCGCTGCCGGAAAAGGAGCGCAAGCCCGCCTGCGTCCTGTCCTGCCCGACTAGCGCCCGCCTGTTCGGCGACATCCACGACCCCGAATCGCAGGTGTCCAGAGCGATCCGCGAGGACGGCGGCTACGAGCTGATGCCGGAATGGGGCACAAAGCCGGCCAACCACTACCTGCCGCGCCGCAAGACCCGCATCCATCTGCACGAAGACGAACTGGTGCGCTCGGACAATCCGCTCAAGAAAGAAGAGCCGCAGCCCAAGCCCGCCTTCAACGAGCCGACGTCAGACGACGTCATGACCTGGTAA
- a CDS encoding aldehyde-activating protein, whose protein sequence is MAKGFSGGCLCGAVRFECTAEPQSVLHCHCIDCRKSSGTGHGTHVAVPREAFSVSGDVTTYERAADSGNIVSRRFCPVCGSPVYSTTSGMPDHVFPIASALDDPDFLEPEMIVYARRAPWWDYMDPSLPALPGDFENGEE, encoded by the coding sequence ATGGCCAAGGGGTTTAGCGGCGGATGCCTGTGCGGCGCGGTGCGCTTCGAGTGCACGGCCGAGCCGCAATCCGTTCTGCATTGCCATTGCATCGACTGCCGCAAATCGAGCGGGACCGGCCACGGCACCCATGTCGCGGTCCCGCGTGAGGCGTTTTCCGTGAGCGGCGATGTCACCACCTACGAGCGGGCGGCCGACAGTGGCAACATCGTCAGTCGCCGGTTCTGTCCGGTCTGCGGGTCGCCGGTCTATTCGACGACCTCGGGCATGCCGGACCACGTCTTCCCGATCGCGTCCGCTCTCGACGACCCCGATTTTCTCGAGCCCGAGATGATCGTCTATGCGCGCCGCGCGCCGTGGTGGGACTATATGGATCCGTCGCTGCCGGCTCTGCCGGGGGATTTCGAAAACGGCGAAGAGTAG
- a CDS encoding MFS transporter — MSETGTTKGRRPHKGGASSQSRSGNRPRGGNRPPSHKKAQVGLAARRLAIDIIEAVTDRGHLLDTELDPETGHAGYRAVIAKDRALVRAMVTLTLRRLGQIDDALSRLIDKPLPKKAARVRHVLRVAAAQILFMDVADHAAVDLAVAVTAGDGRIAGWKGLVNGVARNLVRQREEILADQDDVRLNTADWLWARWTAAYGEETVRRFAAMHMLEPSLDISVKSDPASWAERLNATVLPTGSLRLIPKGLVEHIDGYGEGAWWVQDAAAALPARLLGDVSGLRVADLCAAPGGKTAQLASAGADVTAVDISKPRAERLRANLKRLGLKANVVIADLLDWQPDEPFDAILLDAPCSSTGTIRRHPDVALRKTDTDIAALADLQQKILDRALTWLKPGGLLVYCTCSLEPEEGGDQIAALLARSDMAERVPITPDELGGLAELVTPEGDMRTLPHHLKLEDDRLSGLDGFFAARLRRR; from the coding sequence ATGAGCGAAACCGGGACCACAAAGGGACGCCGGCCGCATAAGGGCGGCGCGTCCAGCCAGAGCCGCTCCGGCAATCGCCCGCGCGGCGGCAATCGCCCGCCGAGCCACAAGAAGGCGCAGGTCGGGCTCGCGGCCCGGCGTCTTGCCATCGATATCATCGAGGCCGTCACCGACCGCGGCCATCTGCTCGACACCGAACTTGATCCCGAAACCGGCCACGCCGGTTACCGCGCCGTCATCGCCAAAGACCGCGCGCTGGTGCGCGCCATGGTCACGCTGACCCTGCGCCGCCTCGGCCAGATCGACGACGCCCTGTCCCGTCTCATCGACAAGCCGCTGCCGAAAAAGGCTGCCCGCGTGCGCCACGTGTTGCGCGTCGCCGCCGCCCAGATCCTGTTCATGGACGTCGCAGACCACGCCGCTGTCGACCTCGCGGTCGCGGTGACTGCCGGCGACGGCCGCATTGCCGGCTGGAAGGGGCTCGTCAACGGCGTCGCCCGCAATCTTGTGCGCCAGCGCGAGGAAATTCTCGCCGATCAGGACGATGTCCGCCTCAACACCGCCGACTGGCTGTGGGCGCGCTGGACCGCCGCCTATGGCGAGGAAACCGTGCGCCGCTTCGCCGCCATGCACATGCTGGAGCCGAGCCTCGACATTAGCGTCAAGAGCGATCCCGCAAGCTGGGCGGAGCGGCTCAATGCCACCGTGCTGCCGACCGGATCGCTGCGGCTGATACCGAAAGGCCTCGTCGAGCATATCGACGGCTATGGCGAGGGGGCCTGGTGGGTACAGGACGCCGCCGCGGCCCTCCCCGCCCGGTTGCTGGGCGACGTCTCGGGCCTGCGCGTCGCCGATCTGTGTGCCGCGCCCGGCGGCAAGACCGCGCAGCTGGCGTCTGCCGGTGCCGACGTCACCGCCGTCGATATCTCGAAACCGCGCGCTGAACGGCTTCGCGCCAATCTCAAGCGCCTCGGTCTCAAAGCCAATGTCGTCATCGCCGATCTGCTCGACTGGCAGCCCGACGAACCCTTCGACGCCATTCTGCTCGACGCGCCTTGTTCCTCGACCGGCACCATCCGCCGCCACCCCGACGTGGCCCTGCGCAAGACCGATACGGATATCGCCGCGCTCGCCGATCTGCAGCAAAAAATCCTCGACCGCGCCCTCACCTGGCTGAAGCCGGGCGGCCTTCTCGTCTATTGCACCTGCTCGCTGGAGCCCGAAGAAGGCGGGGACCAGATCGCCGCGCTGCTCGCCCGCAGTGACATGGCGGAGCGCGTTCCCATTACCCCCGACGAACTCGGCGGCCTTGCCGAACTGGTGACGCCAGAGGGCGATATGCGCACCCTTCCCCACCATCTGAAGCTTGAGGACGACCGGCTTTCCGGTCTCGACGGCTTCTTTGCCGCGCGCCTCCGTCGCCGGTAA
- a CDS encoding heparinase: MAFLALSDQARMWQLSAAWLWRKAGGWIHAGPFARLTLSGPTPDRLLIAPQDIRTSDPTLAADYYAGRFAFLGQTVECGGRSPFEMPPPSEEWARTLHGFGWLRHLRASERALSQTNARALVDDWLKVIPRKHPIAWDSDVASRRLMSWLSQSPLILEDCNRGFYRRFMRAIARHISFLRRAIEQSPSGMPRMRIALALSSASVSIAGSNRFMRQCARRLDAELAAQILPDGGHVSRNPAAIIEILADILPIRQALNARGIAPSQTMMNAVDRMMPMLRFFRHGDGTFAHFNGMGFTPSDLVATILAYDDARGAPANNAGHSGYQRLTAGRTLVIADTGPPPPAELSGQAHAGCLSFEMSSGTNLLIVNCGVPARNNEEWHRVARSTAAHSVAVLNDTSSCRFLSSSLTKVFGRPIVAGPNRVAVSRRDDNGLVNVTASHDGYQRRFHVVHERSFMLSGEGGTLIGIDRFSTGGRALKKGEDEVAIRFHLHPDVRANSTGGGTGALLICPDGEVWDFDVHSHEPGDDEAMALEVLIEESVYLADPHGFRRNEQIVVYGRLSDITTVTWTLTRQPPAASAQRTSGETPELPL; this comes from the coding sequence ATGGCGTTTCTGGCGCTGTCCGATCAGGCTCGGATGTGGCAGCTATCGGCGGCGTGGTTGTGGCGCAAGGCCGGTGGCTGGATCCATGCCGGCCCGTTCGCACGCCTGACCCTGTCGGGCCCGACCCCCGATCGCCTGCTCATCGCCCCGCAGGATATCCGAACCTCGGACCCGACACTGGCCGCCGACTATTACGCCGGACGCTTCGCCTTCCTCGGCCAGACCGTCGAATGCGGCGGCCGCTCGCCCTTCGAGATGCCGCCGCCGTCCGAAGAATGGGCGCGCACCCTGCACGGTTTTGGCTGGCTGCGCCATTTGCGCGCCTCGGAACGGGCGCTGTCGCAGACCAATGCCCGCGCGCTGGTCGATGACTGGTTGAAGGTTATCCCGCGCAAGCACCCGATCGCCTGGGACAGCGACGTCGCCAGCCGCCGGCTGATGTCCTGGCTGTCGCAGTCGCCGCTTATCCTGGAAGACTGCAACCGCGGCTTCTACCGCCGCTTCATGCGCGCCATTGCCCGCCACATCAGTTTCCTGCGCCGTGCCATCGAGCAGAGCCCGTCCGGCATGCCGCGTATGCGCATCGCCCTTGCGCTGTCCTCCGCTTCGGTGTCGATTGCCGGCTCGAACCGCTTCATGCGCCAGTGCGCCCGCCGCCTTGATGCCGAACTCGCCGCGCAGATCCTGCCCGATGGCGGTCATGTGTCGCGCAACCCGGCTGCGATCATCGAAATCCTCGCCGACATCCTGCCGATCCGCCAGGCCCTGAACGCGCGCGGCATCGCCCCCTCGCAGACGATGATGAACGCCGTCGACCGCATGATGCCGATGCTGCGCTTCTTCCGTCACGGCGACGGCACGTTTGCCCATTTCAACGGCATGGGTTTCACGCCGAGCGATCTCGTCGCCACCATTCTTGCCTATGACGACGCCCGCGGCGCACCGGCCAACAATGCCGGCCATTCCGGCTATCAACGCCTGACCGCCGGCCGCACCCTGGTGATTGCCGATACCGGCCCGCCCCCGCCCGCCGAACTGAGCGGTCAGGCCCATGCCGGTTGCCTGTCGTTCGAAATGAGTTCCGGCACCAACCTGCTCATCGTCAATTGCGGCGTTCCGGCCCGTAACAATGAGGAATGGCACCGGGTCGCCCGCTCGACCGCCGCCCATTCGGTCGCCGTACTCAACGACACCTCCTCCTGCCGCTTCCTGTCGTCCTCGCTGACCAAAGTGTTTGGCCGGCCGATCGTCGCCGGTCCGAACCGCGTTGCCGTCAGCCGCCGCGACGACAACGGGCTGGTCAACGTGACGGCCAGCCATGACGGTTACCAGCGCCGCTTCCACGTCGTGCATGAACGCAGTTTCATGCTGTCCGGCGAGGGCGGCACCTTGATCGGCATCGACCGCTTCAGCACCGGCGGGCGCGCCCTCAAGAAAGGCGAGGACGAAGTTGCCATCCGTTTTCACCTGCACCCGGATGTCCGCGCCAACAGCACCGGCGGCGGCACCGGCGCGCTGCTGATCTGCCCGGACGGTGAAGTCTGGGATTTCGATGTCCACAGCCACGAGCCCGGCGACGACGAAGCGATGGCGCTCGAAGTGTTGATCGAGGAATCGGTCTATCTCGCCGACCCGCACGGCTTCCGCCGCAACGAGCAGATCGTCGTCTATGGCCGGCTCTCTGATATCACCACGGTAACGTGGACCCTGACGCGCCAGCCGCCGGCCGCTTCGGCACAACGCACCAGCGGCGAAACGCCGGAACTCCCGCTCTAG